The Candidatus Methanoperedens sp. genome contains the following window.
GCAAAAGCCCCGAAGGCTCCGTAAGTGCATGAATGTGAATCCGCCCCGATTATAAGTTTTCCGGGCATGGCAAAACCCTGCTCAGGCAAGACCTGGTGACAGATGCCTTCGCCTACATCGAAGAAATTTATGATCCCCTGCTCTTTTATCCATTGCCTGGTGCTTTTGTGAAGTTTTGCAGCAGTTTCGTTATTGGCCGGAACTATGTGGTCAAATGGTATGATTATCCTGTCCGGGTCCCATACTTTCTTCACACCCATTTCCTTGAAGGATTTCACAGCCAGGATGCTTGTCCCGTCATGAGCCATCGCATAATCTACTTTTGCTAAAACAAAATCACCGGCATTTGCGGGCTTACCCGAAGCACGGGAAAGTATCTTTTCACTTATAGTAGGCATTTCTGGATTATAGGATTCCAAGAAATAAATAAGTAATTGCCAGGATTATACTTATTTTAAATATTCCCCATTTAACCATCTGGTACCAGTAAGGATTGCCAGTTCCCTGTTCATTGAAACAAGATCATTGCTATCAAGCTCGTTGACATCATCTTTTCCCACGATCCTGGTCAGGTTAGCTATTTCCCTGGTACATACATTAATAAAATTGGATAGTTTTCCAACACTTTTTTCAATATTTACCCGCTTTACAAGTACCGGATTTGTGGTGGTCACACCTGTCGGGCACAGGCCGGTATAACAGATCCTGTACTGCTCACAATTGATAGCGATCAATGCAGATGTGCCTATGTAAACAGCATCCGCACCAAGCGCAAGGCATCTGGCAAAATCAGCAGAAGTGCGTAAGCCTCCTCCTGCGATGAGAGAAATATTATCTTTGACACCGAGGTCAGAAAGTAATTTAAAAGCACGTGGCAGGGCTGCAAAAATCGGAATTCCAACGTTTTCCCTCACATAAAGATCCGTGGCCCCTGTACCTCCGCCAAAACCATCAAGTGCAATAAAATCAACCCCGGCATCAACCAGGGCCCGGATATCTTTTTCGATATTGCCGCATCCCAGTTTTGCACCGACGGGAATACCGCCTGTGAGATCACGCAGCCAGGAAACTTTTTCTTTAAGTTCCTGCACTGTGGTTATGTCGGTATGGTGTGCAGGTGAATATGCAGCTTCACCGATCTTTAAGCCTCTCATCCCCGCAATCTCAGGAGTGACTTTACTTGCAGGCAGATAACTCCCTTTACCCGGATATGCTCCTTCCCCAAACCTGATCTCTATAGCAGCGGCATGCTTCAACATGTCTTCATTAATGCCGAACCGGCCTGTAGCATACTGGGCAATAAGATAATCACGGGCGATACTGAGTTCATCATCCAGAATCCCGCCTTCGCCTGAGTTGAAGCCAATCTTTAACCTTGAAGCTGCCTGCGCGATTACCAGCCTGACATTCTTTGAAACTGCTCCGAAACTCATCCCTGAGATCAGAAGGGGGGATGAAACTTTTAACGGGTTTTTCGCATCAGGCCCGATGCAAACTTCAGTGTTTACGTCATCATCCATATTTAAAGGGATCTTTTCCACCTGCGCGGGAATAAAATGCAGTTCATCAAGAGAGAATGGGAGTTTTTTCAATGATCCCATTGCGGCTACTGTGCTTTCTCCCCTTGCTGCCATATCTTTAATTCCCACTACTGTCCGGTAAAAGGAATCATCTTCAGAAGACCTTTTCCTGCGCATCAAAGTATTGCTTTCCCCGGCTTCTTCTTTATCACAAAAATACAACCCTTCCAGCTTGTATTCATAATAAACAGGGCAATTTACACAATTGCATCCTCTGATGCTGATCTCGCAGGCACTATTACCCCTGCCGCAGTAAAGAATCTCCCCTTTGCAGTCGTGAGGATAACTCGGGCAATCCGGGCAAATGCATTTCATCCTGTTATCTTCAGTATCCTGAACTATCATCATAATTGCCTCGCCTTCTCATTTTTACACAAAAAATGGAACTTTCGGATCGGTTGCTTATTTCATAACCCCCCATATTTTAATACAATCTAAAGATTAAAAAGGCTTTCCATCCCTTAGAAAAGATATTTATACACAACAGTCCAATTTTAAAGAAAAGAGTACAATCTCTGTATTTCATTCAAAAACCAGGCAGGATAACAATAGTTACCTGTAGCAGTGAAGGGGGAAATTATATAACAGCAGATATATCGGATCATTACAGCCCTCAGGAAAGAAAATTTAAAGACGGCGACGGAGCTGTAAAATTATGGTTCTTAGGTTCTTTGGTATGGTTCCCCATATTTGCCACGTTCGGGTTCATTCTTGCAATAAAATTCTTCCAGCCGTACTTTTTGAGTGATGCAGTCTATCTAACCTTTGGCAGGATTAGACCCTCCCATGTAAACGGTGTACTTTTCGGGTTTGTTTCTTCAGGTTTAATAGGAGGTATGTTCTGGGCGATTCCGAGGCTGGTAAACACACCGATCTTCAGTGCCAGGCTGGCAAAAATGGCAGCAATAATGTGGAATGGTACACTGGTCGGCGGAATACTGCTTATCCTCTTTTTCGGGCAAACCCAGGGCAGAGAATATGCTGAGCTTCCCTGGATTGCTGATGTTTTTATTATGCTCACTCTTCTTCTGATACTTTATAATATCTTAGCTACACTCAGCAGGAGGGTTGAGAAGAAGCTCTATGTTTCCACATGGTATTACACAGGTACTTTTCTATGGTTCCCAATCCTTTATTTCATCGGCAATGTGATGTGGAGACCTTCAACAGGCGCTATTACCGGCATTACCGATTCCATATTCAACTGGTACTATGGTCATAACGTTCTGGGGTTGTGGTTCACGACATTAGGAATAGCAACATGGTACTATGCTATCCCGCGTATGATAAACCGTCCTCTCTACAGCCACCTGCTTTCACTGATAAGTTTCTTCACCATAGCTTTTTTCTATACAGGCGTTGGCGGTCATCACCTTTTGCAGACCCCCATACCCGAGTGGCTCAAAACAATAGCGGTCACAACAAGCGTCTTGATGCTGGTTCCTGTTCTGACCTTTATAGTAAACATAGGCCTTACCCTTCGCGGCTCCTGGAGCATGTTCATCGAGAATATCCCGTTCAGGTTCATTGTAGCTGGTTTTCTCATGTATTTCCTTACCTCTCTCCAGGGAAGCCTGCAGGCATTGAGAAGCACAAATATGTACCTGCACTTCTCCCAGTGGACAGTCGGTCATGCGCATCTGGCGATCCTGGGTGGTTTTGGGTTTCTTGCAGTTGGTATAATATACTGGCTGGTTCCCAAGCTTACAGGCATTAAAATTTACAGCCAGAGGCTCATGAGCATAAGCTGGTGGCTCGCGTTTGTTGCATTTAACATATTTTTCTGGGCTATGACCATTGCAGGGCTTGTTGCAAACTCTGCCTGGTGGCAGAACATGCACATACAATCTGTTCTTCTGCTTCTCCAGCCATGGTATATACTCCGGGCTATGGGCGGCGGGATGATAGTGGTGGCCGCATATATTTTCGCTTTTAACGTCCTTATGACCTTCTATACAGCCCGTGAAAATATCGCCAGCAAGCCTCATGTGGAGAAAGAACACCTTAAAGTCACCGCGGTTAATAGTTCAAAGCAGCATTCCAGCCTCCAGAGAAAGTCCCAGCATACCATCAACGTACCGATCATAGTAATTGGAGCTCTCAGTCTTTTTACCCTGATGACCTTCATGGTCGTAGCAATGCCTTATATGGCTGTATCGCCAGGGCCCAGCAACATATCCCATCCCTATACCATGCAGGAAGAGAAAGGAAGGGTTTTATATAAAAGCCTGGGATGTTTTTACTGCCATTCCCAGTTTGTAAGACCCCAGGACTGGGCTATTGGCAGGATTTCAGAAAAGGGCGACTACTATTATGACTCTCCTCATTTATTAGGCACCGAGCGAACAGGTCCTGATCTTGCCCAGATCGGAGGTATGAGACCGACTCAGTGGCATATAATCCATGATAAAGACCCAAGGAATACCAGCCCCCGTTCGATTATGCCCAAATTTGAGTTCTTATCCGAAGATGAACTCAATTCCCTGGTTGCCTATATTCAAAGGCTGGGGGGAGAAGACCTGGAACCTGCGAATTTCCATCCCGCAGTCCCATATGAGTATTCGGATAAGAAACAGCCTTATGCTCCTGTTATGAAGGAGGTGGTAAAGTATTATGATGCTGAGAATGGTACATATAATGGAAGTGAGAGTACAGGGCTTGAATTTGGGTCGGTTTTTGATGATGGCAAAATAATTTTTACGCAGAAATGTCTTCCCTGCCACGGGGGGTCCGGGAACGCTCAGGGACCATATGCCAGACACGTCATAACCCAGCCAGCCAACCTTCATGAAAGGATCAGAACCTATCTGCCTGAACCAGGTGATGCTTACCATTTCTGGCGGGTGAGCGAAGGAGTTCCGGGAACAGCTATGCCTCCATGGAAGCTTTCTATGAATGAGACAGATAGATGGAAAGTTGCTCTTTTTGAGATGAGCTTCGCTACAGGTGCAACAAGGACTATAAGTGGCGACTTTTCTGATAACGAAGCAATGCGGTTTGTCAATGAAACGAATTTTTCTCCACCCATATCAGGCACCTGGGAGCAGTTTGAGTCAGGAAAAAAATTATTTGCGCTTTACTGCGAACAGTGTCATGGGAAAGAAGGACAGGGCGATGGAGTAGCCTCTGTCCTGAGCAAAGAAGGATATATTTCACCTGTGCCTGCTAATTTTACTGAGACCGGGGGTGATTTTGAACATTACGGGCAATATGTCTGGAAGATCAGGGAAGGGGTAGAAACTACAAATATGCCGCCATGGAAATATGTTTTAAGTGATGATGAGGTCTACAGGCTGATTTATTATATCCAGAGCTTTTCAACTCCTGATGATTATAATACAAAGTGGATGCAGCTTTATGAAGATAAATATGCAAGAAATTTAAAGAGGTGAAAATAATGGAAGAGTACATGGTTGCCGAATTTATAATGACTTTTATTATATTCCTCATATTCCTGGGATTTTTAGTCTGGGGGATCAGAACAGGACAATTTACCGATGTTGAGGCTCCTAAATACAGAATATTCGAGGAACCCGAAGTATCTGAAAAAGAAGATAAGAAGGTTTAAATATGGTTTTTACCGAGAGTTACGGATTGTTGATAAACTCCTACGTCTGGTTAACGATTGTTATCATAGCAGGAATCCTGGCAGGGGTGTGGTTAGCAGTCAAAAGTGGGGATAAATACAGCCCTGAGGATGCCAGCGCCCATGCTGAAGAATTTGGAGGAGTTATAGCCGAATCTCATGGTCCGATTACAGATTTTCTCTATGTAAGCTACGCTATTATGATACTGTGGGCTCTGGTTTACCTGTGGCAGCACTGGAGCGAGTTTATGCATCTCTCAACATGAATTTCAAGATAATCCATGAAAAAGACCTGGTATCAGATTGAGGGTTCAAAGCGGGCCGAAATATGGACAATACTGCATCTTCCATACACAGCAATGAACCTGAGCTTCCTGGCTATCGGGTTCGGGATAGCAGGCATCCACAGGTGGGATGTTTTTGCATGGGTTATTGTTGCATACTTCCTGGGACTGGGGATTGCAGCCCATTCCTTTGACCAGCTTCCGGGGATGGGAAGCAGTTACGTGAAATACCTGATGCCCAGAGAACTGCTGCTGCTGGGGCTGGCCGCAGTAAGCATAGCAGTTATAATAAGTATATACTGGATGATAGAGCTTGCTGCATGGCACCTGCTATGGATGATCCCCCTGCAGACTTTTTTTGTCTGGGCATATCCTGCCAGGTTCATGAAAGGATTTTTTCATAATGATTTCTGGTTCGCTGTATCATTCGGGTTCATCCCTGTAATGGTCGGATTTTATCTGAATACGCTGACACTCAACCCGGCATTTTTAATATGGGCGGTTCTGGCAGCTAATATCTCTGCTATAGAAATAACCCTTTCAAGGTATGTCAGGGCAGTAAGAAAAGACGTTGAAGATGCTGAATACTATATTCACAAACCTGAAATCGCTCTTAAGTTACTGTGCTTAATGAGCTATTTCCTGGCAATCTCGTTTCTGGCAAGATAGTGGAAAAGTATATCTGGAATCATATCAAAATCTTTAGACGATTACAATAACAACGATAAAAATTTCAATTAACCAGGGGGTGACGGGGAATAAAGATGAAAATAGCGATAGCTGGCGCAGGAATATCAGGTGCATACCTGTACAGGCTCCTGCGCAACCGGGGATTCGATGACGTGACTTTATTCGAACAGGAACAACCGCACAAGACAAGCTGCGGCATAAGTCCATGCGCATGGGGTACTTCATCCGGGTTTGAACAGCTTTTAGAGGATACCGGGCTTGACCCGGCTAAATATGTCAGGATGCGATTCGACCATATTATAATGGATGAGATGAAAATAAAAGCATACGCGCAAACTTTTGATAAGCCGCTTCTTATATCCGATCTTTTGCATGGCGCTTCAGTAGAACGTTCGCCTGTAAAAATCGCAGAATACGACAGGGTCATCGATGCGACCGGGATTTCCCGTGCATATCTGCCCCGGATAAAAAATGATATGATCCTTCCCTGCGTCCAGTACCGTATTCGCAGTGCAGAGTCTCTTGGAATGAGTATTAAAATAACCAGAACAGGGTATGCGTGGATTTTTCCGATATCGAGAAACGAATACCATATAGGGGCAGGCAGTCTTGTGATTGAGCCCCATAATATTCTCAAAAACCTGAACTGGATTAAAGGCGATAAAAGAGAGGTGTTGTGCGGCTGTGCAGGTAAGGTACGCTTAACCGCCCCGCGCAGCAGCATGCCGTACATATTTCATAATATATGGGGAGTGGGAGAGACAATAGGATGCGTTGCTCCCCTTGCAGGCGAAGGCATAATACCGGGAATGAGAAGCGCGCAGATATTAGTAGAGAATTGGGATGATCCTTCTGCGTATGAACATGCGATACAGAAGGAATTTGCATGGATGGAAGATGAACGCAGGGTAATGGACAGATTAAGGAAAGGAGCATATATCGGTATAAGAGATGGCTGGACACTTCAAAAAACTACAAAGATATTGAACATGAAACTTCATCTATGGGAGGCTTTGAAGTTATTATGGAGGGCG
Protein-coding sequences here:
- a CDS encoding DUF2769 domain-containing protein, giving the protein MMIVQDTEDNRMKCICPDCPSYPHDCKGEILYCGRGNSACEISIRGCNCVNCPVYYEYKLEGLYFCDKEEAGESNTLMRRKRSSEDDSFYRTVVGIKDMAARGESTVAAMGSLKKLPFSLDELHFIPAQVEKIPLNMDDDVNTEVCIGPDAKNPLKVSSPLLISGMSFGAVSKNVRLVIAQAASRLKIGFNSGEGGILDDELSIARDYLIAQYATGRFGINEDMLKHAAAIEIRFGEGAYPGKGSYLPASKVTPEIAGMRGLKIGEAAYSPAHHTDITTVQELKEKVSWLRDLTGGIPVGAKLGCGNIEKDIRALVDAGVDFIALDGFGGGTGATDLYVRENVGIPIFAALPRAFKLLSDLGVKDNISLIAGGGLRTSADFARCLALGADAVYIGTSALIAINCEQYRICYTGLCPTGVTTTNPVLVKRVNIEKSVGKLSNFINVCTREIANLTRIVGKDDVNELDSNDLVSMNRELAILTGTRWLNGEYLK
- a CDS encoding c-type cytochrome, with amino-acid sequence MVWFPIFATFGFILAIKFFQPYFLSDAVYLTFGRIRPSHVNGVLFGFVSSGLIGGMFWAIPRLVNTPIFSARLAKMAAIMWNGTLVGGILLILFFGQTQGREYAELPWIADVFIMLTLLLILYNILATLSRRVEKKLYVSTWYYTGTFLWFPILYFIGNVMWRPSTGAITGITDSIFNWYYGHNVLGLWFTTLGIATWYYAIPRMINRPLYSHLLSLISFFTIAFFYTGVGGHHLLQTPIPEWLKTIAVTTSVLMLVPVLTFIVNIGLTLRGSWSMFIENIPFRFIVAGFLMYFLTSLQGSLQALRSTNMYLHFSQWTVGHAHLAILGGFGFLAVGIIYWLVPKLTGIKIYSQRLMSISWWLAFVAFNIFFWAMTIAGLVANSAWWQNMHIQSVLLLLQPWYILRAMGGGMIVVAAYIFAFNVLMTFYTARENIASKPHVEKEHLKVTAVNSSKQHSSLQRKSQHTINVPIIVIGALSLFTLMTFMVVAMPYMAVSPGPSNISHPYTMQEEKGRVLYKSLGCFYCHSQFVRPQDWAIGRISEKGDYYYDSPHLLGTERTGPDLAQIGGMRPTQWHIIHDKDPRNTSPRSIMPKFEFLSEDELNSLVAYIQRLGGEDLEPANFHPAVPYEYSDKKQPYAPVMKEVVKYYDAENGTYNGSESTGLEFGSVFDDGKIIFTQKCLPCHGGSGNAQGPYARHVITQPANLHERIRTYLPEPGDAYHFWRVSEGVPGTAMPPWKLSMNETDRWKVALFEMSFATGATRTISGDFSDNEAMRFVNETNFSPPISGTWEQFESGKKLFALYCEQCHGKEGQGDGVASVLSKEGYISPVPANFTETGGDFEHYGQYVWKIREGVETTNMPPWKYVLSDDEVYRLIYYIQSFSTPDDYNTKWMQLYEDKYARNLKR
- a CDS encoding NAD(P)/FAD-dependent oxidoreductase — protein: MKIAIAGAGISGAYLYRLLRNRGFDDVTLFEQEQPHKTSCGISPCAWGTSSGFEQLLEDTGLDPAKYVRMRFDHIIMDEMKIKAYAQTFDKPLLISDLLHGASVERSPVKIAEYDRVIDATGISRAYLPRIKNDMILPCVQYRIRSAESLGMSIKITRTGYAWIFPISRNEYHIGAGSLVIEPHNILKNLNWIKGDKREVLCGCAGKVRLTAPRSSMPYIFHNIWGVGETIGCVAPLAGEGIIPGMRSAQILVENWDDPSAYEHAIQKEFAWMEDERRVMDRLRKGAYIGIRDGWTLQKTTKILNMKLHLWEALKLLWRARK
- a CDS encoding cbb3-type cytochrome oxidase assembly protein; this encodes MEEYMVAEFIMTFIIFLIFLGFLVWGIRTGQFTDVEAPKYRIFEEPEVSEKEDKKV